Genomic segment of Alligator mississippiensis isolate rAllMis1 chromosome 6, rAllMis1, whole genome shotgun sequence:
TAGTTCTCAGcctatttgccatagtgggccacacttgcagctctcaacGTGTTATGTGGGTCACACCCACACAGATTACTTCTCACATaatcattttaaaaagtgttttaaacAGGATGTCACACGGGCCGCAGCAGTGTGCaaactgggctgggctgcatgcggcccatgggctgagagccactgctctagaTAGACCCTGTTCAGTTTAGACCCCCTAAAGCCTGGTGGGTTCCATGGACTGTTGGTTAGACCCAGTACAACACTTCTGTTTAACACCCGGTAAAGGCTTCGCCGTCCCAGTCATTCAGCCAGGACTACTCCTGCAAAGAAGAGACCGCAGAATCGGTTCCTTTGCTCAGCAGCAAGAACCTGGGAGACTCCGATCCTCCCTGCCACAGAAGCCATGTCCCCATGGACCTCAAGAGAACATCACCTTACGTTCCTCTAAAAATAGTATTTGCAACGTCAACTCCTGACCCTCGTTTCAAGGCCTCTCAAGGAAGGAGGAAAATATCTGAATGTCGTTTATAGCCAGCTGCAGAGAAGTTCTGAGACTGACCTGAGAGTTCAGTTTTATTTGCCAAAACGTTCCAGTTTCTAGCTATTTATAACCTgcaatggggggcgggggggggaggagagactCGAGAATGAaaagtaacaggaaaaaaaaagcctgtcagattaaaaaagaaagaaagcaaacatCAGGTCATCACCAACTGCAGAAAAAGTCATCCTACTTAATTTGCTGTTTCATCCTTATGCGTAGTTATTACTCAGAGACACAAAGGAATAGACAGACACTGTCCAGTGTTTGGCTTTTATTGAGACATGATTTTCCTCTCTTTTCATATAACTTATCTAATTAAAATATTCATCTCCTTggttaccacaaaaaaaaaaaaacaaaaaaaaaaaaaacatagaaaaTTGTATATACACAGTTGGGGACCAAAGTACAAATGCAGGTCAGCATAactctccctcctgcccaggtCACTCACCCCATCGCACCAAGGGGCACACAGGGAAAGGGGTAGTTCTGTTTGGTTCCTTTGCACGTAGTGTAGCACAGAACATTGCACAAGTTTAAAGACAGTGGGCGCTGAAAGAGACGGGAAATGGAGCAAGCGATTCCACTCTAGAGTCCGCTCAGTTTGTGTCTCAAAAGAAATGCTCTTCCTCCCTCACCTGAAAGTGCCCACCTTCTTTCAGCCCGGTAGATGTAGTGTCTTGACTAAAAGCAACAAAAAGCACCTTCTAGGGAAGAGGAGGTATGTGCTTGATCCTATGCAAACTAGAATTGGCTTCTCCTAGAAGAAAGCAGGCTCAAATATCATGGAGTTAGAGGCCACGATATTTATCTTTCCCCACCAAAACCAATGCCAAACTAAGCTAAAATACTGACACAAAATGGCAGAGTCTATAGTGAGAGAGAACTGGATTTAGTGGGAAGATGCACCCAATGCACAGCTAAAAAGTAGTACCCACAATGCTTTGAGCAACAGTTAGATGTGCATATCTAGGTCATTGCTAGGTAGCAATGCAGCAGGACCTAAAGACCTCAGGACCCTATCCATGGTTTAACTGCGGCTCCGCCAGGGCCAAGACATGACAGACTCCTGTTCCcgcccacccccccaaaaaaagcagaaataaatggTAGCACAACAGTCAGCAGAAGAATATATATTGTTACCTAATTAAAAATACAGCAAATTAAATACAGCAAAAATGCAAGAGCAAGAAGGCATTATTTTTTACAGCACAACACACATTGAAatgctgcacagtaacatcatTAAAGCATCGGGGACTTTAACGAGTTTACGGCACACAAGAGTCCGAGAACACTTTTccaagaccttaaaaaaaaaagaaaagaggggggGCTTCTGGGATGCTCAAATACCTAATAGAAACCAAAACCAAAGGGAGCTTTCTAAAGCCCTCCATGGAGTACACATCACAGCAGTTTCTCCAGGTCAGCGCATACAGCCAAGTCCACTTAGCCAGTATTTTCCAACCAAAAGAAATACAGATCACATCCTTTGAACCACCACCACCTTCTTCCCTACCAAGAGAACAGAATGTCTGCAGAGTCACCGTTAGAGCAGCTGGATCCAAGAACAATTCAAACAGGGCTTGGAACTGGACAGTTCCCGTGTCTAGAAGCAGTCACAGAGCCAATTACCTGGTCCAACACAATGCTTGCAATACATTCAAGCTACTTTGCTTTTACAATAGATTCGGTCCTTACACTCAACTGACTACCACAATAAGGCTTTATCACCTGGCTTTATCACCTACAGTGACTTCTCAGTAGTGTCTCTCACATTAAACTGTTAGAAATAGCTACAACCACAGTGAGACCATTAGGTTTTCCTGAAATCACACTCACAATGCATCACCTGGACCTTCTAGCATCTTTATCCAGGGGCGCCTCCGTGGAGGAGCTGCACTCCAAAGTCACCCTTCTTACTTTACCACCAAAGAGGCTCTTCAGACAAGTAaaaccttccccttcccttccagtgctaTGATTCTTCCCAAATATTGGACGCAATCAAGTGTTCTGAACTCAAGCTACGAAGTTTGCGCTAAAAACAGTCACCTTCCTCCCAATcaagtaattttattttaaaatacaaggcTAAAAACCATTGCTTTTCTCAGCAATAGCTTACAGGGAAAGGGGTAGATTAAAGTGCCAGCGTTTAGAATCAGACAAGTCCTTTCCAATGCCGTCTGATGCTTGGGGAACTCGATAAAGCGACTTCCTTCTGCTAGAAGGAAACTCAACCAGTTCCTTTATTGGTATCTTTAAAACCATGTTGGCTCCTGGAAGCAGAGCCAAATCTAAAAAACTCAGAAAGGAAGGATTAAAACGTCATTTTGTACACAGTCTGGGTTTTCTCCTAAAGAATTCTTATGGTTTTCCAATGACCAACAGGAGAAGACAGCAGAGAGGTCTGGAAGAGCCCTCAGCCACCCTGCAAAGGCAGAAGCATCTGTACAAAGAAATCTACAGTAACATCAGGAGAAGAGTCTGAGCGCTGGGATATATCAACATACACGATGAGCGAATGAAACCTCAGGACCAACGCATCCTGCCAAAGGGCCGATGAGTGCACTGGCTTCCAGCATTGCCTGTTCCCCAGAGATTTCAGGTGGGACTTCACATGTCATGGGTAACAACTCAAGATGAAAATCTCCCTTTTGTAACAGTGTTCACTAAGAGAGATGTCATGTCTTTGGGAAATGGGCTGGGCATCCTtctaggggaggaagagggaagatGACATCAGAAATGACATCATAAATAATATTAGAGTGCATGGGTGAGGGGGGAGTTGCGGGAATAGCAATTAAAACTATGTTATCATTTATTTGAGAGGTTAAATAGCAACATCAGTCTCTGGACTTTCCATTCGCAGCAGGTGCCAAGATTTCACATTTTTCTGATGCGTTTTAAAATGCCAAATGCTGGACTTTGGACAAACCAGGGCTAGGACAGGGGGACAGGAAAATGCAGAGGAAGGGACCAGAGGGCTGGCCTGGAAAACACTGTGCTGTCATCTTGTGCAGGTTTGTAAGCCTCTAACAGCTCCATGGAGGTCATTAAGGGAATGACTAGGCTCCTTGGgtgccttccctccccttccccttcaggGCCACTCCCCCACAGCAGAAGGATTCCCAACTCTGTCCCGGGCAGCTTATCTCCGAGAGAACCTGTTTTTGAAAGCTTTGATCGTCTTTGCCATCATGGGTGCAATTTCTGCAACAAAGGAAAAACAGTCCAGCGTCAGCAGCCCTACAAAGAATTGGAGCACCCTCTACCTTGCTCTCCCACAGGGTGCCGTTAACGTCCCTGTAGCATGGGTGGACAGTCACAGTCACTAGAGGACAAGAAGAGACTAGGTGAAGACTAGAAATGGCCCATACAGAGGCAAGGGATGGAGGGGGTTTGCCTTGGAGCCTGgtctgccctgggctccatgcaggaCTGCAACACTTCACTGCTAAATCTGAGACTGAAACGCCGTAGCCGTTATCTACAGCACCCCTACTGGTGAATGGGTTGGGCACAACGTACAGGAATTCAGTCAATCCGTATCAGTGGGGTCAATACAATCGTGGCTGTGAAGCGATACTGGAGACAGCAATTAAACCAAttcctttccctgcttcccccattTCCCAAGACCCCTAAGCCCCCTCACCACCCCtttactcctcccccccccaacatcttCTCCTCTGCAGCTATCCGAGAAAGGTAGAGGTGGTAAAAAGTGATCAGAGGGGCATTGGGAGGGAAAAGCCGTTGTCAACACCAATGTGAATGACCACGGCTGAATGTCTGCACTACTCACTCTTCACTGGGGGTTTCCTGGGGTCATAGCCAGAGGAGGTGCTGCTCAGGGATGGACCGGAATGGgcgctgctggtgctgggcccgTCGTATGACTGCTCCTCACTCACGTGGGACTGGCTTTTGCTGGGTGTGTAGAGGACTGGTTTTATCCTGAAACACACAGGCCGTACAGTCATTCTAGTCATTCTAGTGCCGTTCAGACAAGTTCAAGCGAcaacctctctccccccacatctccacctTGTAGCTTGCATTCAGCAGTCCCACATATGCCCATGTTTAAACAGAGGGTCTGAGACAGCTGCAAAACTTACTGAGAATGACTGTCCGAGTCTATGCTTTCTGAACTTGCTTTAGACTCAAGGCGCCCCTCAGTAGATGCCAGTTCTTTGTATTCACTCATTTTTGGACTGCAAAAAGTAACAGTAAgttttccattgcaaagaactcagagaccACACTGGCTCAGCATGtcttgaagtctctgggtttatcttgtgaatcgtgtttgcacacctaacagtgctaatagtgTGGCACTCTGCGTCATCactgaaaggacctcaaggcaccccagggtgtcacagcactctggttgagaatcattggatTAAGGTCTCAAACCATGGGAAAGGTACAGAACGAGGCTTTACGATACAGGTCTGGGCCGTTATTATTAGGCAAGAagcttagtgtgtgtgtgtgcgcgcgcgcggaCGTCCCTGTGTTCCACAGAGGACTAAAAAAAAGCTCCAGCAGTCTGTACCTGCATCACACCGCACCACATTCCCCAGAAGATTGCATTCCCCACTGCTTAAATGTAGATCTAAAGCAGAACCTGGCAGCTCTCAAGCTGAATGTGCATAGCAACATGATGGAACAGCCACACAAGGTGCTTTACAAACAATTCATCTTCAGGGAACCAGGTGTCATGATCCCCCACGTTACAGATTAAACAGGCTCAGAGGCTAACCAACATGCCCAGAGCAAGTCAGTCTTGGCGCTAGGTTAAAACCAGTCCTCAGGCTGGTGCTCAAACAGATCATGTCCTCCACTACAGGCAGCTTGGATCAGATCCTGACACAGTACAGTGTCTACCAAGTAAAGCGCTAATAATAAAAGGTTAACCAGAAAGGCTTTCTGCCTGCCCAGGCCATGCTGGGAGCTTCCCATGTTTCTCCTGCCAGAGCTGATAACTCTCTGCCTTGGTTCAGAGCTGGAGAACTTGGTGGGCAAGAAAGATGCTTGCCTCTTGTTTCTGAATGGCTGGAACATTCAGCCTCTGCTGCCCTGTAATCACAGCAGGATCTGTGGGTTGTGGAGATGAGGACATTTTTGCGGGTTCAGAGGCCCCACAGGAACTGGGGTGAAACCTGCTGAGGTTCCCCAGGCAGGCAAGCAGTAAATTAGGACTTACTTTATCTTCTCTGGCACAAGAGCTGCTCCAGTTCCAAACTTTTCCTGTCTTCTCCGCACATCCCGAGGGGGCTTTGCTGCTGAATTGACGAATGCCATCTTggccaccctgcctgcagggaaaagggaaatgcaTCATTTGGGCCCAGCTGTAAGGTGTTTAGTCACAAGACAGCCAGCCCCATCATACCCACGAAGGTCCAAGCTACATCCTCCCACCATCTTTCCCTTGCATGGGGCAGAGTCCCCCTCTTCTAGGCCAGAACCCCTCTAGTGTCACATGTTAGAGCACAAACTCTCCAACCTGCAATGCCCCATCAGCTTTCTTCAGTCCCAAACTGAAGGACATGCTCCAGGAATACAGAGTAAAGCTCAGCCTCTACAGCTCTCTGTGCccctgcagagagcccagccagACACTTATGAGTTGCAGAAACTCATCTCCAAGAGGAGCCAAAGCCCAAAGTCATTCATCCAAGGCCACCACCCAGACAGCAATCACGTGGTAGCTCCCATCCCAGGCTGGACTTGAactggctgcagggagggagttGCGCCTCTTCCCTCAGCTCACCCCAAAGAATCATGCCTTCCACCCCCCGGCCCCTGGAAGCTTTCACAGCTTTGTCCCTCTGCAGCCTCGGCTCTACCTTTGGGTTTGTTGGCATGTGCTGAGCGGATATTCTGCGTTAACATGAGCAGTCGCTGCTCCCGGGCATCGTGGAGCCGTAGGTACATCTCCCGCCAGGACTCAAACTCTTCCGGCTTCTCTTTCTTGAAGTCCCGGAGGCAGTGATTCTGCCACAGCTGATCCGTGTCCTCAATTAAGACCTGGAGACAGGCCCACAAAATCTCTCAAACATATATTTTTCTGGCATAGTATCTAGAAATCACAGGCTCAGACCTCAAAACCCATTTCACCTTATCTGCTCTCCTCTCTCTACAACACTGCTGCTTGTGTCATCAGGCAGTCAAGAGGGCTGGCATACCCCACCCACCTGATGCCAGCAGTCAAGGACCTGACTTCTCAGAGGTTCAACTCAgctcctttccttgatcaggcCTATCCCAGTGTCCAGGCAGGATGTGCCTCACATCACAAAGCAGGAGCCTTATGCCAAGGGTCAGCTGTTGCTGTGGCCTCAGTACAGCCCTGCTCatattccccccaacccccatctctcATCATGCAGCACTAGTCCCTTGACTACTCTGGAGTAACAGCCAAGCAAtaccaggaagtcagctaggaacTACATGATAGCAGTGACCCAAGCTACCAGGAAGGCACTTCTTAAGTGAAAAAGCAGCCATCATGCAGTTGATGTGGAGGGAAGGGTGTTGGCGGCCACATGTGTCACTGTGCAACAGGAATCTCAGAAAGCAGCAGGAGGTGAATGCATTCAACATTTATAAGTTACACTGGGGACAAAAGAGGAGTAACAGTGGCACTGCTTTTTCTTCTGACTTCCACACCAAGGATCACTTAGTGGCAGCCAGTGTCCAACACAACCATGCAGGCAAGGGGCAAGCCATTTCCAAGCCTTAGCAGCCTGTGCTACAGCTGGACATCAACAGGAGAGAGAGATTAGATGACAGGCATCGCCCAGGGAGTGGCTGGACCACACAGTTCAGACTCCTTGGAGCTCAAAACTTCCCAGGATCCTTCTCCCACCCCCGGAGGGCTAGAAACACTGACCAGGCATGACATTCCCTCCATGCCCAGCCTCCACCTCCAAGCCAGGAGACACTCACATGGTTACACTCCTCAATGCGGTACAGCTGCTCAGGGGTGCACCTCTCCAATACTGGTTCCAGCACCGTAAAAGGGACACCGCCCACTTCATAGATGGCTATGAGCAAAGAGACACACCAGGTTACTTCTCGCGCTCCTTTTACCCCCCCAGCAAAATGCCCGCTGAGTTTGTTAGACACAGACGCCTGTGGCCACACTGGAAAGGCAACAGAAGGCAGCAATTGTTAAACAGACTATGGCAATGTTACACAATgcaaggggaaggaaagagagcaccATTTCCTGCAGTTACTGCAGGAAGAAATCCAAGTGGTTTGTTGGAACAACACCCCTATCGCTGTCAAACACTACCATGGCATCTAATGGTTAAAGCTCAGTTACATTCCCAGTCAGCTCAGTTCTATGCTTGTTCCCAAGCTCAGTTCTATGCCTTGTTTCCCCACAGTGCAGCGCTTCCTGACTGACAGACAAAAGCACCAGACACCAgtacctgcagccccctggctgctTTGAAGGACTCCCATCCAACCATTCCAGCTTAGCACTTGGTAGATGCATGGGAGCAACACCTGACTCTAGGTATAATAAAGTTAACTGCAGTTTACTACAAAACCCCAATAACCAGCAAACTGCTGGCACCGATATTTAGAACTAGCTCAGAAGGAGCAAGAGAGTTCATCAGGTCACCACCTTTAAAGCAGAGCAAGGGAGGTACTCACAGTCGATGTTGTTGCTGAGGACTCTGATGCACTGCTCGTACAGAGACATCATTTTTGGGAGGTAGCTGCTTTTAGAGCCCGAATACACTTGCATCTTTGAATTCAGCCTGCGTCCCGTAAACCCGGACTCATTCTCCTCAGTGGGGGAGGACACTGCTGTGGGCACATGGGAAAGATGACACACATGCAACGTTATACTTTCATCTGAACACTAAGAGCAGCCTTGGTGGATCAGAGCAGTAAGAGACAGACCATGATGAAATACAGCTGGTCTGAAGTCCATTGGAGGCCAGCTGAACCAAGCTGGTGAAGTGGTGGAAAGGCCTCTACCCATGCCTGAAAGGAGCCATGTAGTCAGGGAAGGTCTGTCAAAGCTTGCTTCTCAGAATAAGCCACCTGCTAGAGGCTCATGAAAGGATCTTCCTAATCCCCCTTACCCCAAAGTACGAGAGAGGATTCTACTCTCCTCTGAAGCATCAGGTGGACCACTGCCATAAGCAGAACACTGGATCCAGCAACTGAAGCCGAGTCATGCAGGGCAGTACTGTGTGGAGGATATACTAGATACTGCACAGAGAAGTGAAGCCAAGTAATACGGCCCACTCTCAGCCCACTCCCcattctcctcccctgccccccaaccggCCACAGTCTGTTCCATTCCCATGCTCTAAATGCAACATACCTTTTCTTTTCATCTGGGGACAGGGTATCGATtcaagagagggaagggggcgaTAATTGGCCTGGATCGGGGGCAAGGGGATGTCTGGTAACGTTGGCACCACATCAATGGGGATCTGGAGGATGAGAGAGAGTGTTCAAAcctttttgtttaaataaaacaatACATAAATAAAACCTACAGGAAGAACAGCCTATAAAAGGCAGGAGAACATCAGGAAGAGGCCATGGCCTCACTGCATTAAGATGTCAGGGTGGAACACGAACAGGCCGATCCTCCTacagcctcccagcacttcccTAACATGTGGCACTCATGACACACGGTATGGACATATAtacatttggagccattttaaagggggagtgggggaaaccCTTGTCCTCCCATCCACATGGGAACTGTTGGGTTCTAACAGCTAGGCCTGGACAGGCTGGGAAGGAAAGAAATGTAGCAGGACTGCTCCCAGTTTAAGGCTGGCTGAAGCAATGTTAAAAGTTGGAGGAGTTTTACTATGTTTTTATCACATATAACTTAAAACATAACAGCTGCTGTGCATGCTTCACCAGCAGCACCCCACTTTTGGAAGGGCTCCAAAACACAGGTGTGTCCATAGCCACAAAGTGCCGTGTCAgagaatcagagagaagtagggctggaagggacccccagacGTCATCTGTCCAACTGCCTGCctaaggcaggaccatccccgtCCAATGAGCTAGGTGAGAAGCTGAGTATAGGACAGAAGGTCTTGCAACATAACAGCACCTGGAACTCTGCATTAGAGAATGTGGTCCCACATGTGAGGGATCGAAGCCCCAAACACTGGAAGGACAGCAGCCAGGAGACTGGCCCCCTGCAAAAGCTCAGTCTGCTACCACAAAAAAGATGTAAAGAaaccccagtcccctgcccaacaGGGAAGGCGTCACAACGCCATACTTGGTTCACATGCAGTCCCTCAGCTCTTACCCTCGGAGGCTTGGAGGCCTCGGACTGCTTCTTCTCCGACTTCTTTCCACTTGCCTGCTTGTGACTCTGGCCCTTTCGGCTCGAGTCTGAGCTCTTGGTGCTGGCTTTGGACCCATTCTGTTTGCTGTGCCCTCTGTCTTTCTCTGGAACTGAGCCAGAGGATTTgaccacttttttcttctttttctgggGCTGGTCGTAGCTGAGGTACGACTCAAAGGACATCGTAGGCTGTTCAAACTCATCCTCCATTTCCGCCTCCCCAAAGCTTGAGGAGAAACCTACGGATTTTTTGTCCGAGTTTGAGGCTTTGAGTTTGCCTTCTGCAGTCTTTAAGCTGCTTGAAAGCCCCTTCCCTTTGCTCCTATTTGAGGAGTCACCCTCAGGTTTCCGTTTCTCCCGGTCCGCACCGGATAGCTCCAAGTTTGGCTTGGCCTTATCTATTTTGGCCTTTTCAGAGTCCCGGTGTTTTTGTTTCTTAACATGGTTGTCCAAAGCCTCTTCAAAGTGTGGCTGTGATTTCTCcttcctggagctgctcccctcTCTGTTCTTCTCCTTCTTGGTCCCATCTGAGGTCCTCTGCTTCTCCTTGCTACCacctgctgagggagcctctcgAAACTGCTCCTTCAAAGAGGCCTTGTGCAGTTTGTCTGGGCTAAAAGTCAAGGTCCTCTCCTCCCCCTTGGCATCAAGGCGCTGCTTCTCTTTGTGAGAAGACTTGTGCTCCTTGCTCCGACTCAAGTTCCCTTTGCTGTGGGATTCCCCAAGGTTCCTCTCAGGGTTCCCCAATGATTTGTCCTGAAAGCTGTGGCCTTTGCTGGCTTTTGGATGAAacactgtctcctccacctcgTGCTCCTCACTGGCATAATGATCCATGTACAGCTCCTGAGGGCTCTCACTGGGCTCAGGGGACACAGCGTGTCCATAGTCCGAGTACTCCTGATCCGAGGAGTGTACTGGGgaagctctgccccagctcttgcCCTCCTGGCTGCCATAGCTGATGGTTTGATGGGCTCTCTCAGGCTCAGAATACCTTTTGGACTTCTTCTCTCTATGGTTTGGACCATACGACTGACTGCAGGAAGGCTGGAAGGCTTCTGGATAGTCATGCTCagcttcttcttcctcttttgggGAAGGTTCTCGCTGTCTTTTCCTTGAGCTATTCCTCTCGTAGTCACGCTCTTCAGAATCTAAATTATTCCTAGGAGGGACAAAGATAAcaattagatcagtggttctcaaaccttgttagacttgaggcaccacTCAGAAAGGGCCAGCCCTTAagtttttgcttattttttttttttttactacagaacaaCAACAGAGCAATTTTGTGGTTGCGAAGAACACAGAAACATTCTGCCCTGCTATGGTCTTTCTACCACTAGAGATTCCTATGGGAAATATCTGCGTTTAAcatatgaatcatgtttgcacacttaatgCTAAGAGTGCATGGCACcacacaacaccctggttgagaatcaactGAATTAGACTAAAACCCACAGGCAAAAGACAGCTACTTCCACAAGATGATATGGATGGAGGCCAGACAgacaggggagggggcaagaaAAGAACATCTGGGGGTTCAGTATGGTAAAGAGTTGCACTGGTGACTCTTCCTTGCACACAGTTCACGGACTTAGTGCAAACTTCCCTGACACTTTACTGGGACTGAAAATTTCCCAACTCACTGGGCAAGAGAGTGTGCGGGGAACACTGTGCATGCCAGACTGCAGCAGCCATTTGAACCCTGACTCCCAGTACCAGGAGGACTCATTTATTTACTCCAGGCCCCTTCCCCCTGGACCCAATACAGAGCTGTTCCTACAGCACATTTGCTAGTGGTAGCTGAAGGGTTAAATTTTCACTGCAACCATTTTCACTCCTGCAAAAAGCCACTTCCTCTGCCTTGTGCCTAGGGC
This window contains:
- the ELOA gene encoding elongin-A isoform X4, which codes for MAESVLEVVGKLQSRLSGNSEPKKLLKSLKKLSELPITVDILVETGVGKTVNGLRKHELVGDFAKNLVARWKKLVPPPQEVERNNLDSEERDYERNSSRKRQREPSPKEEEEAEHDYPEAFQPSCSQSYGPNHREKKSKRYSEPERAHQTISYGSQEGKSWGRASPVHSSDQEYSDYGHAVSPEPSESPQELYMDHYASEEHEVEETVFHPKASKGHSFQDKSLGNPERNLGESHSKGNLSRSKEHKSSHKEKQRLDAKGEERTLTFSPDKLHKASLKEQFREAPSAGGSKEKQRTSDGTKKEKNREGSSSRKEKSQPHFEEALDNHVKKQKHRDSEKAKIDKAKPNLELSGADREKRKPEGDSSNRSKGKGLSSSLKTAEGKLKASNSDKKSVGFSSSFGEAEMEDEFEQPTMSFESYLSYDQPQKKKKKVVKSSGSVPEKDRGHSKQNGSKASTKSSDSSRKGQSHKQASGKKSEKKQSEASKPPRIPIDVVPTLPDIPLPPIQANYRPLPSLESIPCPQMKRKAVSSPTEENESGFTGRRLNSKMQVYSGSKSSYLPKMMSLYEQCIRVLSNNIDSIYEVGGVPFTVLEPVLERCTPEQLYRIEECNHVLIEDTDQLWQNHCLRDFKKEKPEEFESWREMYLRLHDAREQRLLMLTQNIRSAHANKPKGRVAKMAFVNSAAKPPRDVRRRQEKFGTGAALVPEKINPKMSEYKELASTEGRLESKASSESIDSDSHSQIKPVLYTPSKSQSHVSEEQSYDGPSTSSAHSGPSLSSTSSGYDPRKPPVKKIAPMMAKTIKAFKNRFSRR
- the ELOA gene encoding elongin-A isoform X3, which produces MAESVLEVVGKLQSRLSGNSEPKKLLKSLKKLSELPITVDILVETGVGKTVNGLRKHELVGDFAKNLVARWKKLVPPPQEVERNNLDSEERDYERNSSRKRQREPSPKEEEEAEHDYPEAFQPSCSQSYGPNHREKKSKRYSEPERAHQTISYGSQEGKSWGRASPVHSSDQEYSDYGHAVSPEPSESPQELYMDHYASEEHEVEETVFHPKASKGHSFQDKSLGNPERNLGESHSKGNLSRSKEHKSSHKEKQRLDAKGEERTLTFSPDKLHKASLKEQFREAPSAGGSKEKQRTSDGTKKEKNREGSSSRKEKSQPHFEEALDNHVKKQKHRDSEKAKIDKAKPNLELSGADREKRKPEGDSSNRSKGKGLSSSLKTAEGKLKASNSDKKSVGFSSSFGEAEMEDEFEQPTMSFESYLSYDQPQKKKKKVVKSSGSVPEKDRGHSKQNGSKASTKSSDSSRKGQSHKQASGKKSEKKQSEASKPPRIPIDVVPTLPDIPLPPIQANYRPLPSLESIPCPQMKRKAVSSPTEENESGFTGRRLNSKMQVYSGSKSSYLPKMMSLYEQCIRVLSNNIDSIYEVGGVPFTVLEPVLERCTPEQLYRIEECNHVLIEDTDQLWQNHCLRDFKKEKPEEFESWREMYLRLHDAREQRLLMLTQNIRSAHANKPKGRVAKMAFVNSAAKPPRDVRRRQEKFGTGAALVPEKIKIKPVLYTPSKSQSHVSEEQSYDGPSTSSAHSGPSLSSTSSGYDPRKPPVKTAQFVTVETSSEKSRAAAGRQSTLVQAGPPGGARAFPLPPPPPPSLAGGLSLASRDRRRAHIRASPRDGGRAVT
- the ELOA gene encoding elongin-A isoform X5; the protein is MAESVLEVVGKLQSRLSGNSEPKKLLKSLKKLSELPITVDILVETGVGKTVNGLRKHELVGDFAKNLVARWKKLVPPPQEVERNNLDSEERDYERNSSRKRQREPSPKEEEEAEHDYPEAFQPSCSQSYGPNHREKKSKRYSEPERAHQTISYGSQEGKSWGRASPVHSSDQEYSDYGHAVSPEPSESPQELYMDHYASEEHEVEETVFHPKASKGHSFQDKSLGNPERNLGESHSKGNLSRSKEHKSSHKEKQRLDAKGEERTLTFSPDKLHKASLKEQFREAPSAGGSKEKQRTSDGTKKEKNREGSSSRKEKSQPHFEEALDNHVKKQKHRDSEKAKIDKAKPNLELSGADREKRKPEGDSSNRSKGKGLSSSLKTAEGKLKASNSDKKSVGFSSSFGEAEMEDEFEQPTMSFESYLSYDQPQKKKKKVVKSSGSVPEKDRGHSKQNGSKASTKSSDSSRKGQSHKQASGKKSEKKQSEASKPPRIPIDVVPTLPDIPLPPIQANYRPLPSLESIPCPQMKRKAVSSPTEENESGFTGRRLNSKMQVYSGSKSSYLPKMMSLYEQCIRVLSNNIDSIYEVGGVPFTVLEPVLERCTPEQLYRIEECNHVLIEDTDQLWQNHCLRDFKKEKPEEFESWREMYLRLHDAREQRLLMLTQNIRSAHANKPKGRVAKMAFVNSAAKPPRDVRRRQEKFGTGAALVPEKIKIKPVLYTPSKSQSHVSEEQSYDGPSTSSAHSGPSLSSTSSGYDPRKPPVKKIAPMMAKTIKAFKNRFSRR
- the ELOA gene encoding elongin-A isoform X2, with translation MAESVLEVVGKLQSRLSGNSEPKKLLKSLKKLSELPITVDILVETGVGKTVNGLRKHELVGDFAKNLVARWKKLVPPPQEVERNNLDSEERDYERNSSRKRQREPSPKEEEEAEHDYPEAFQPSCSQSYGPNHREKKSKRYSEPERAHQTISYGSQEGKSWGRASPVHSSDQEYSDYGHAVSPEPSESPQELYMDHYASEEHEVEETVFHPKASKGHSFQDKSLGNPERNLGESHSKGNLSRSKEHKSSHKEKQRLDAKGEERTLTFSPDKLHKASLKEQFREAPSAGGSKEKQRTSDGTKKEKNREGSSSRKEKSQPHFEEALDNHVKKQKHRDSEKAKIDKAKPNLELSGADREKRKPEGDSSNRSKGKGLSSSLKTAEGKLKASNSDKKSVGFSSSFGEAEMEDEFEQPTMSFESYLSYDQPQKKKKKVVKSSGSVPEKDRGHSKQNGSKASTKSSDSSRKGQSHKQASGKKSEKKQSEASKPPRIPIDVVPTLPDIPLPPIQANYRPLPSLESIPCPQMKRKVSSPTEENESGFTGRRLNSKMQVYSGSKSSYLPKMMSLYEQCIRVLSNNIDSIYEVGGVPFTVLEPVLERCTPEQLYRIEECNHVLIEDTDQLWQNHCLRDFKKEKPEEFESWREMYLRLHDAREQRLLMLTQNIRSAHANKPKGRVAKMAFVNSAAKPPRDVRRRQEKFGTGAALVPEKINPKMSEYKELASTEGRLESKASSESIDSDSHSQIKPVLYTPSKSQSHVSEEQSYDGPSTSSAHSGPSLSSTSSGYDPRKPPVKTAQFVTVETSSEKSRAAAGRQSTLVQAGPPGGARAFPLPPPPPPSLAGGLSLASRDRRRAHIRASPRDGGRAVT